In Myxococcus stipitatus, the following are encoded in one genomic region:
- the ettA gene encoding energy-dependent translational throttle protein EttA: MAQNFIFTMQDLRKVKNGKEILKGIYLSFFPGAKIGVIGPNGSGKSTLLRIMAGVDTEFFGVAKPDPGAKVGYLPQEPQLDASLDVKGNVELGLKEIRAALDRFNEVSAKFAEPMSDAEMEKLLAEQGRLQDAIDAVNGWELDRTIEMAMDALRLPPGDADVTKLSGGEKRRVALCRILLEKPDLLLLDEPTNHLDAESVAWLEQALKEYKGTIVCITHDRYFLDNAAEWILELDRGEGVPWKGNYSSWLEQKQKRLELEEKAEGHRQKTLKRELEWVRQSPKARQAKSKARIAAYEELLNQTQDKREATGEVIIPPGPRLGGLVVEAKGLRKAYGDRLLLEDLSFKLPPGGIVGVIGPNGAGKTTLFRMLTGVEKPDAGELRVGDTVVMAYVDQSRDALNGDNSVFQEVSGGLDHLDLGRAGTVPSRAYLAGFAFKGQDQQKRVKDLSGGERNRVHLAKMLKSGGNLLLLDEPTNDLDVETLRSLEDALLSFAGCAVVISHDRWFLDRIATHILAFEGDSKAFFFEGNFQDYEADKKKRLGPDALEPHRIRYRPITKN, from the coding sequence ATGGCCCAGAATTTCATCTTCACGATGCAGGACCTGCGCAAGGTCAAGAATGGCAAGGAGATCCTCAAGGGCATCTACCTGTCGTTCTTCCCGGGCGCGAAGATTGGCGTCATCGGTCCGAACGGCTCCGGCAAGTCGACGCTGCTGCGCATCATGGCGGGGGTGGACACGGAGTTCTTCGGCGTGGCGAAGCCGGACCCGGGCGCCAAGGTGGGCTATCTGCCGCAGGAGCCGCAGCTCGACGCCTCGCTGGACGTGAAGGGGAACGTGGAGCTGGGCCTGAAGGAGATTCGCGCGGCGCTGGACCGCTTCAACGAGGTCAGCGCGAAGTTCGCCGAGCCCATGAGCGACGCGGAGATGGAGAAGCTCCTGGCCGAGCAGGGCCGGCTCCAGGACGCCATCGACGCGGTGAACGGCTGGGAGCTGGACCGCACCATCGAGATGGCCATGGACGCGCTGCGGCTGCCGCCCGGGGACGCGGACGTGACGAAGCTGTCCGGCGGTGAGAAGCGCCGCGTGGCGCTGTGCCGCATCCTCCTGGAGAAGCCGGACCTGCTGCTCCTGGACGAGCCCACCAACCACCTGGACGCGGAGAGCGTCGCGTGGCTGGAGCAGGCGCTCAAGGAGTACAAGGGCACCATCGTCTGCATCACCCACGACCGCTACTTCCTGGACAACGCGGCCGAGTGGATCCTGGAGCTGGACCGCGGCGAGGGCGTGCCCTGGAAGGGCAACTACTCCAGCTGGCTGGAGCAGAAGCAGAAGCGGCTGGAGCTGGAGGAGAAGGCCGAGGGCCACCGGCAGAAGACGCTCAAGCGCGAGCTGGAGTGGGTGCGCCAGTCGCCCAAGGCGCGTCAGGCCAAGAGCAAGGCGCGCATCGCCGCGTACGAGGAGCTGCTCAACCAGACGCAGGACAAGCGCGAGGCGACGGGCGAGGTCATCATTCCCCCCGGTCCCCGCCTGGGCGGGCTGGTGGTGGAGGCCAAGGGTCTGCGCAAGGCGTACGGCGACCGGCTGCTGTTGGAGGACCTGAGCTTCAAGCTGCCGCCGGGCGGCATCGTCGGCGTGATTGGTCCCAACGGCGCGGGCAAGACGACGCTGTTCCGCATGCTGACGGGCGTGGAGAAGCCGGACGCGGGTGAGCTGCGCGTGGGCGACACCGTGGTGATGGCCTACGTGGACCAGAGCCGCGACGCGCTCAACGGCGACAACAGCGTCTTCCAGGAGGTGAGCGGCGGCCTGGACCACCTGGACCTGGGCCGGGCGGGCACGGTGCCCAGCCGCGCGTACCTGGCGGGCTTCGCCTTCAAGGGCCAGGACCAGCAGAAGCGCGTGAAGGACCTCTCCGGCGGCGAGCGCAACCGCGTGCACCTGGCGAAGATGCTCAAGAGCGGCGGCAACCTGCTCCTGCTCGACGAGCCCACCAACGACCTGGACGTGGAGACGCTGCGCAGCCTGGAGGACGCCCTCCTGAGCTTCGCCGGCTGCGCGGTGGTCATCAGCCACGACCGCTGGTTCCTGGACCGCATCGCCACGCACATCCTGGCCTTCGAGGGCGACAGCAAGGCGTTCTTCTTCGAGGGCAACTTCCAGGACTACGAGGCGGACAAGAAGAAGCGCCTGGGCCCGGACGCGCTCGAGCCACACCGCATCCGTTACCGCCCCATCACAAAGAATTAG
- a CDS encoding ABC transporter ATP-binding protein — translation MSTPTPALELQGLTKRYGTFTALQQMNLTIQAGEIFALLGPNGAGKTTMIGSVCGLVKKTEGTIRVFGADLDQDPVGPRYQVGLVPQEINFDPFFTVAESLRIQQGFYGQKRDEARVDEVLTALNLHTKKDSLTRALSGGMKRRLLIAKALVHKPKLVFLDEPTAGVDVELRRDLWTYVRKLASQGTTIVLTTHYLEEAEELADRVGIINEGRLLMVEDKATLLKRFGEKRVVVTFDTPQTALPESVRRFTSRLAEDGRTLTYVEREGVAPAGDLLRVLYAEGLPIADVETRRSRLEDVLLEVLRGRPSTQAA, via the coding sequence ATGTCGACCCCCACCCCCGCCCTGGAGCTTCAGGGGCTCACGAAGCGCTACGGCACGTTCACCGCGTTGCAACAGATGAACCTCACCATCCAGGCGGGGGAGATCTTCGCGCTGCTGGGGCCCAACGGGGCGGGCAAGACGACGATGATTGGGAGCGTCTGCGGCCTGGTGAAGAAGACCGAGGGCACCATCCGCGTCTTCGGCGCGGACCTGGACCAGGACCCGGTGGGCCCTCGCTACCAGGTGGGCCTGGTGCCGCAGGAGATCAACTTCGACCCGTTCTTCACCGTCGCGGAGTCGCTGCGCATCCAGCAGGGCTTCTACGGACAGAAGCGCGACGAGGCGCGCGTCGACGAGGTGCTCACCGCGCTCAACCTCCACACCAAGAAGGACTCGCTCACGCGCGCGCTGTCGGGCGGCATGAAGCGCCGGCTGCTCATCGCCAAGGCGCTGGTGCACAAGCCCAAGCTCGTCTTCCTGGATGAGCCCACCGCGGGCGTGGACGTGGAGCTGCGCCGCGATTTGTGGACGTACGTGCGCAAGCTCGCCTCGCAAGGCACCACCATCGTCCTCACCACGCACTACCTGGAGGAAGCCGAGGAGCTGGCGGACCGGGTGGGCATCATCAACGAGGGTCGCCTGTTGATGGTGGAGGACAAGGCCACCCTGCTCAAGCGCTTCGGAGAGAAGCGCGTGGTCGTCACCTTCGACACGCCGCAGACGGCGCTGCCGGAGTCGGTGCGACGCTTCACCTCGCGGCTGGCGGAAGACGGCCGCACCCTCACCTACGTGGAGCGCGAGGGCGTGGCCCCCGCCGGAGACCTGCTGCGCGTGCTGTACGCGGAAGGGCTCCCCATCGCCGACGTGGAGACGCGGCGCTCCCGGCTGGAGGACGTCCTGTTGGAGGTCCTCCGCGGCCGTCCCTCCACCCAGGCCGCCTGA
- a CDS encoding ABC transporter permease, with amino-acid sequence MNITGMQTLFVKEVRRFLRVPGQTVLSPLISTTLYFIVFGYSISTRVHEVEGSPYLHFIVPGLVFLGIANNAFLNSSSSLFITKIQGTVVDLLVAPLGPGELMAGFIGGAMVRGLVVGGLTWAVAGLFTGFSLPHAGVAAYFLLISSYVFSVLGMLAAVWAEKFEQINFFPTFVMLPLTFLGGVFYSVRELPAPWNSISLFNPMVYMVEGLRYGMLGRSMYSPLLGAGILAGVAVVATIVSYLVLRSGYRMKA; translated from the coding sequence ATGAACATCACCGGGATGCAGACGCTGTTCGTGAAGGAGGTCCGGCGCTTTCTGCGCGTGCCGGGGCAGACCGTCCTTTCACCGCTCATCAGCACCACGCTGTACTTCATCGTCTTCGGCTACTCCATCTCCACCCGCGTGCACGAGGTGGAGGGCTCGCCATATCTGCACTTCATCGTGCCGGGCCTCGTCTTCCTGGGAATCGCCAACAACGCCTTCCTCAACAGCTCCTCGTCGCTGTTCATCACCAAGATTCAGGGCACGGTGGTGGACCTGCTGGTGGCGCCCCTGGGCCCCGGTGAGCTGATGGCGGGCTTCATCGGCGGCGCCATGGTGCGCGGGCTCGTGGTGGGCGGCCTCACCTGGGCGGTGGCCGGACTCTTTACCGGCTTCAGCCTGCCGCACGCGGGAGTGGCCGCGTACTTCCTGCTCATCTCGTCCTACGTGTTCAGCGTGCTGGGCATGCTCGCCGCCGTCTGGGCCGAGAAGTTCGAGCAAATCAATTTCTTCCCGACCTTCGTGATGCTGCCCCTGACTTTCCTGGGCGGCGTGTTCTATTCGGTGCGCGAGCTGCCCGCGCCGTGGAACAGCATCAGCCTCTTCAACCCCATGGTCTACATGGTGGAGGGGCTGCGCTACGGCATGCTGGGACGGAGCATGTACTCGCCGCTGCTCGGCGCCGGCATCCTCGCGGGCGTCGCCGTGGTGGCCACCATCGTCTCCTACCTGGTGCTCCGGTCCGGTTACCGGATGAAGGCCTGA
- a CDS encoding serine/threonine-protein kinase has translation MAVPFGKYELLRKIASGGMGQIFLAREHGTGFERLVVLKLILPHLAEDDEFLSMFLDEAGLVARLTHPNLITILDLTQIEARHCLAMEYVQGDDVRRLDKYSRAQGKPLSVGMILRIIADAAAGLHYAHQARDVQGKPMRLVHRDVSPQNILVGFDGGVKVIDFGVAKAATSSANTATGVLKGKYPYMSPEQAGGLAIDARSDQFALGVVMWELLTGKRLFKGDSDMMTLRLVKDCQVPRPSQLNPKLPPGLDEVVLKALAPTPDERYPDCGALRLALEDFALNQRVPSSSAHLSAYLRELYAERIAAETDPARLDQLAEDADLDSRSNSSLSGVGAASGRTSGSRQPRSGTRSKHQTAALGVPGPVVNDRTRGTAPMDRAPNSETRRVPWMPIAIAGAGLLMAAGAAVVFLRGPSGNAALPPAQTQAVHVEPERPTSPPPKPAPEPVKMVELPVITEPPGATVSVGGEERGVTPMKLELEQGAPMVAVTLALNGYEPVTREVSAADDELRLELRRQGGRPTGTSTTKKPGGAQQGGNLGIKTGR, from the coding sequence ATGGCGGTGCCATTCGGTAAGTACGAGTTGCTGCGGAAGATTGCCTCCGGCGGCATGGGTCAGATCTTTCTGGCCCGTGAGCACGGAACGGGTTTCGAGCGGCTGGTGGTCTTGAAGCTCATCCTTCCGCATCTGGCGGAGGACGATGAGTTCCTATCAATGTTCCTGGATGAAGCGGGGTTGGTGGCGCGGCTGACGCACCCCAACCTCATCACCATCCTGGACCTGACCCAGATTGAAGCGCGGCATTGTCTGGCCATGGAGTACGTCCAAGGTGACGACGTACGCCGGCTGGACAAGTACTCGCGCGCGCAGGGCAAGCCCCTGTCGGTGGGGATGATTCTGCGCATCATCGCGGATGCGGCCGCGGGGCTTCATTACGCGCACCAGGCACGTGACGTTCAGGGCAAGCCCATGCGGCTGGTCCACCGCGACGTGTCTCCGCAGAACATTCTCGTCGGCTTCGACGGCGGGGTGAAGGTCATCGACTTTGGTGTGGCCAAAGCCGCGACGAGCAGCGCGAACACGGCCACCGGTGTGCTGAAGGGGAAGTATCCCTACATGTCCCCGGAGCAGGCGGGTGGGCTCGCCATCGACGCGCGCAGCGACCAGTTCGCGCTGGGCGTCGTCATGTGGGAGCTGCTCACGGGCAAGCGCCTGTTCAAGGGCGACTCGGACATGATGACGCTGCGGCTGGTGAAGGACTGCCAGGTGCCGCGCCCGTCACAGCTCAACCCCAAGCTGCCGCCGGGGCTGGACGAGGTGGTGCTCAAGGCGCTCGCGCCCACGCCGGACGAGCGCTATCCGGACTGCGGGGCGCTGCGGCTGGCGTTGGAGGACTTCGCGCTCAACCAGCGGGTCCCCTCCAGCAGCGCGCACCTGTCGGCGTATCTGCGGGAGTTGTACGCGGAGCGCATCGCGGCGGAGACGGACCCGGCGCGGTTGGACCAGCTCGCGGAGGACGCGGACCTGGACTCGCGCTCCAACTCGTCGCTGAGCGGCGTGGGGGCCGCCAGCGGGCGCACGTCCGGCTCGCGTCAGCCGCGCTCGGGCACTCGCTCCAAGCACCAGACGGCGGCGCTGGGGGTGCCGGGCCCCGTGGTGAATGACCGCACGCGAGGCACCGCGCCCATGGACCGCGCGCCCAACTCGGAGACGCGGCGTGTCCCGTGGATGCCCATCGCCATCGCGGGCGCGGGCCTCTTGATGGCCGCGGGCGCGGCGGTGGTCTTCCTGCGGGGGCCCTCCGGCAACGCGGCGCTCCCGCCCGCACAGACCCAAGCGGTCCACGTGGAGCCCGAGCGGCCCACGTCTCCGCCCCCCAAGCCCGCACCCGAGCCCGTGAAGATGGTGGAGCTGCCCGTCATCACCGAGCCCCCTGGCGCCACCGTGAGCGTGGGTGGCGAGGAGCGCGGCGTGACGCCCATGAAGCTGGAGCTGGAGCAGGGCGCGCCCATGGTGGCGGTGACGCTGGCGCTCAACGGCTACGAGCCGGTGACCCGCGAGGTCTCCGCCGCGGACGATGAGCTGCGCCTGGAGCTGCGGCGCCAGGGGGGCAGGCCCACGGGCACCTCCACGACGAAGAAGCCCGGTGGCGCGCAGCAGGGCGGCAACCTGGGCATCAAGACGGGCCGCTAG
- a CDS encoding M20 family metallopeptidase, whose amino-acid sequence MAAMNVQTATESSDRIWEKEILPALERYIRIPNKSPAFDPDWVAHGHMEAAVQLIVEWCRAQAAHLPGLTLEVVRLKDEQGRDRTPVIYMEVPGTRGEDTVLLYGHLDKQPEMTGWREDLSPWTPKREGDKLYGRGGADDGYSAFASLTALRLLREQGVSHARCVVLIEACEESGSYDLPAYIEALAPRIGKPSLVVCLDSGCANYEQLWMTTSLRGMVAGNLRVDVLTEGVHSGDASGIVASSFRVLRQVLSRVEEQDTGRVTVQGLHVEIPKERREQAAAAAKVLGEEVFAKFPWVPGMRPMSDDGAELVLNRTWRPALSVTAVDGMPSLQSAGNVLRPFTTVKLSMRIPPRLEPKAAQKALKDALEKDPPYGAKVTFDGDKASIGWDAPPLAGWLSRAVESASSTYFGRPAMAMGEGGTIPFMGMLGERFPEAQFLITGLLGPGSNAHGPNEFLHVPTGKKLTCCVASVIAEHFKR is encoded by the coding sequence ATGGCGGCCATGAACGTCCAGACCGCCACCGAATCCTCCGACCGCATCTGGGAGAAGGAAATCCTCCCGGCGCTCGAGCGCTACATTCGCATCCCCAACAAGTCGCCTGCCTTCGACCCGGACTGGGTGGCGCACGGCCACATGGAAGCCGCGGTGCAGCTCATCGTGGAGTGGTGCCGCGCGCAGGCGGCGCACCTGCCCGGCCTCACGTTGGAGGTGGTGCGCCTCAAGGATGAGCAGGGCCGAGACCGCACGCCGGTCATCTACATGGAGGTCCCCGGCACGCGCGGCGAGGACACCGTGCTGCTGTACGGCCACCTGGACAAGCAGCCGGAGATGACGGGCTGGCGCGAGGACCTGTCGCCGTGGACCCCCAAGCGCGAGGGCGACAAGCTCTACGGTCGCGGTGGCGCGGATGACGGTTACTCCGCCTTCGCGTCGCTGACGGCGCTGCGCCTGTTGCGCGAGCAGGGCGTGTCGCACGCGCGCTGCGTGGTGCTCATCGAGGCGTGTGAGGAGAGCGGCAGCTATGATTTGCCCGCGTACATCGAGGCGCTGGCGCCGCGCATCGGCAAGCCGTCGCTGGTGGTGTGCCTGGACTCGGGCTGCGCCAACTATGAGCAGCTCTGGATGACCACGTCGCTGCGCGGCATGGTGGCGGGCAACCTGCGCGTGGACGTGCTCACCGAGGGTGTCCACTCCGGCGACGCCAGCGGCATCGTCGCGTCGTCCTTCCGCGTGCTGCGCCAGGTGCTGTCGCGGGTGGAGGAGCAGGACACGGGCCGCGTCACGGTGCAGGGCCTGCACGTGGAGATTCCCAAGGAGCGCCGCGAGCAGGCGGCCGCCGCGGCGAAGGTGCTGGGCGAAGAGGTGTTCGCCAAGTTCCCGTGGGTGCCCGGCATGCGGCCCATGTCGGACGACGGCGCGGAGCTGGTGCTCAACCGCACGTGGCGTCCGGCGTTGTCGGTGACGGCCGTGGACGGCATGCCCTCGCTGCAGAGCGCGGGCAACGTGCTGCGCCCCTTCACGACGGTGAAGCTGTCCATGCGCATCCCTCCGCGGCTGGAGCCCAAGGCGGCGCAGAAGGCGCTGAAGGACGCGCTGGAGAAGGACCCGCCGTACGGCGCGAAGGTGACGTTCGACGGCGACAAGGCCAGCATCGGTTGGGATGCGCCGCCGCTGGCGGGCTGGCTGTCCCGCGCGGTGGAGTCCGCGTCCAGCACGTACTTCGGCCGGCCGGCCATGGCGATGGGCGAGGGCGGCACCATCCCCTTCATGGGCATGCTGGGTGAGCGCTTCCCGGAGGCGCAGTTCCTCATCACCGGCCTGCTGGGCCCGGGCAGCAACGCGCACGGCCCCAACGAGTTCCTGCACGTCCCCACCGGCAAGAAGCTCACGTGCTGCGTGGCCAGCGTCATCGCCGAGCACTTCAAGCGCTGA
- the treZ gene encoding malto-oligosyltrehalose trehalohydrolase, translated as MGPLEATASTRRNPRTGAWVEAGPRVRWRVWAPGHQRVEVVLHDGQGAPGRVLPMTPEAGGFFTAVLEGQGAGVRYKLRVDGEGPFPDPWSRSQPEGVHGPSEVVVPDFAWTDAEWKGVEPSSLVLYEVHVGTATPEGTFEALIPRLSALVELGVTALELMPVASFPGARNWGYDGVDLFAPAQVYGGPEGLRRLVDAAHARGLAVLLDVVYNHFGPDGNYLRVYSPHYFTGRHHTPWGDAVNYDGADSGPVRELVLSNVEMWIRDYHLDGLRLDATHALVDESPRHLLDEIAERAHASAPGRRVLLIAEDGRNERRLVLPSSEGGFALDGLWADDFHHQMRRAFAGDSEGYYQDYTGGTEDLARTLRQGWFYEGQASKHLGHARGTSAEGLAPWHFVYCLQNHDQVGNRALGERLGKDVSPAAFRAMTVLLLTSPYTPLLFMGQEWNASTPFLYFTDHHAELGRLVTEGRRREFADFSRFAGEEVPDPQALETFTRSRLDWSEAGKPGHEGVHLLHRELLQLRAHEPALRHARRGAYDARALGPDALWMERRAEGQTLLVLLAVRGTLNHPVPRGAEVLLWSEAPRFGGALPVSPLRDGTVTVEGPAAVVLRVSNPE; from the coding sequence ATGGGTCCTCTCGAGGCGACGGCGAGCACGCGGCGCAATCCGCGGACAGGGGCATGGGTCGAGGCGGGCCCGAGGGTGCGGTGGCGGGTCTGGGCGCCCGGCCATCAGCGCGTGGAGGTGGTCCTGCACGACGGGCAGGGTGCGCCAGGACGCGTGTTGCCGATGACCCCCGAGGCAGGTGGCTTCTTCACCGCGGTGTTGGAGGGGCAGGGCGCTGGGGTCCGCTACAAGCTGCGGGTGGATGGCGAAGGGCCCTTCCCGGACCCGTGGTCGCGCTCGCAGCCGGAAGGCGTGCACGGGCCGTCCGAGGTGGTGGTGCCCGACTTCGCGTGGACGGACGCGGAATGGAAGGGCGTGGAGCCCTCGTCGCTCGTCCTCTACGAGGTCCACGTCGGCACCGCCACGCCCGAGGGCACTTTCGAGGCGCTCATCCCCAGGCTCTCCGCGCTCGTGGAGTTGGGTGTCACCGCGCTGGAGTTGATGCCCGTGGCCAGCTTCCCCGGTGCGCGCAACTGGGGTTACGACGGCGTGGACCTCTTCGCGCCCGCGCAGGTGTATGGCGGCCCGGAGGGACTGCGCCGGTTGGTGGATGCCGCGCACGCGCGAGGCCTCGCCGTGCTGCTGGACGTCGTCTACAACCACTTCGGGCCGGACGGGAATTACCTGCGGGTGTACTCGCCGCACTACTTCACCGGCCGCCACCACACGCCCTGGGGCGACGCGGTGAACTACGACGGCGCGGACAGCGGGCCCGTGCGCGAATTGGTGCTCTCCAACGTGGAGATGTGGATTCGCGACTACCACCTGGATGGACTGCGTCTCGACGCGACCCACGCGCTGGTGGACGAGAGCCCGCGGCACCTGCTCGACGAAATCGCCGAGCGCGCGCACGCCAGTGCTCCCGGACGGCGGGTGCTCCTCATCGCGGAGGATGGGCGCAATGAGCGGCGCCTCGTCCTGCCATCCTCCGAGGGAGGCTTCGCGTTGGATGGGCTCTGGGCGGATGACTTCCATCACCAGATGCGCCGCGCCTTCGCGGGAGACAGCGAGGGCTACTACCAGGACTACACGGGCGGCACGGAGGACCTGGCGCGAACGCTGCGCCAGGGCTGGTTCTACGAGGGACAGGCGTCGAAGCACCTGGGCCATGCGCGAGGCACTTCCGCCGAGGGACTGGCGCCGTGGCACTTCGTGTACTGCCTTCAGAACCATGACCAGGTGGGCAACCGCGCCCTCGGCGAACGTCTGGGGAAGGACGTGTCCCCGGCGGCCTTCCGCGCGATGACGGTGCTGCTGCTCACGTCGCCCTATACGCCGCTGCTGTTCATGGGCCAGGAGTGGAACGCGAGCACTCCGTTCCTCTACTTCACGGACCATCATGCGGAGCTGGGGCGGCTCGTCACCGAGGGGCGGCGCCGCGAGTTCGCGGACTTCTCACGCTTCGCGGGCGAGGAGGTCCCCGACCCGCAGGCGCTGGAGACCTTCACCCGCTCCCGTCTGGACTGGAGTGAGGCGGGCAAGCCCGGTCACGAGGGTGTCCACCTGCTCCATCGTGAGCTGCTCCAGTTGCGTGCACACGAGCCCGCATTGCGGCACGCACGCCGGGGGGCCTACGACGCACGGGCCCTGGGCCCCGATGCGCTCTGGATGGAGCGACGCGCGGAGGGGCAGACGCTCCTCGTGCTGCTCGCCGTGCGAGGGACGCTGAACCACCCCGTGCCTCGGGGCGCGGAGGTGTTGCTGTGGAGCGAGGCTCCGCGCTTCGGGGGCGCGCTGCCCGTGTCACCGTTGCGTGATGGCACTGTGACGGTGGAGGGACCCGCGGCCGTCGTGTTGCGCGTCTCGAACCCGGAGTAA
- a CDS encoding AAA family ATPase: MTVAQPGLESRRVPRGDDVRERVAAIELLSPRDIDARLTALGYRGQEEARRAASVLAYRHVRRIRRVYLEGLSAETGARENCLFLGPTGSGKTFLVELLFREILAVPTVLADATQFSETGYVGDDVNTLLSRLYEAADKDAEWAACGVICMDEFDKLATSRSDSRFAGQQTTKDVSGFGVQRGLLHLLSGSSADFPPDFGFTSRLQPDTMELSCLTFIACGAFSGLSTTADTMAKTERLGFGREPKHTPGESIAVAVTQEQLEQTTAFARYGFIPELIGRFNRLVSFTPLDAATLSDILQQNVLRAYEREFEQEGLRLHVEPQVRQHIVARALKRETGARGLRTTLAPLLEQAAYDHFGRPGAASTVRLVLDGDVVRSLPE; the protein is encoded by the coding sequence ATGACTGTCGCCCAACCCGGTCTGGAGTCCCGTCGTGTCCCTCGCGGAGACGACGTGCGCGAGCGAGTCGCGGCCATCGAACTCCTGTCGCCCCGCGACATCGACGCGCGGCTCACGGCGCTGGGCTACCGGGGGCAAGAGGAAGCACGGCGCGCCGCGTCCGTCCTGGCCTACCGCCATGTGCGCCGCATCCGCCGCGTGTACCTGGAGGGGCTCTCCGCGGAGACGGGTGCCCGCGAGAACTGTCTGTTCCTGGGGCCCACGGGCTCCGGCAAGACGTTCCTCGTGGAGCTGCTGTTCCGCGAAATCCTCGCCGTGCCCACGGTGCTCGCGGACGCCACCCAGTTCTCCGAAACCGGTTACGTGGGAGACGACGTCAACACGCTGTTGTCACGGCTGTATGAAGCCGCGGACAAGGACGCCGAGTGGGCCGCGTGTGGTGTCATCTGTATGGACGAGTTCGACAAGCTCGCCACCAGCCGCTCCGACAGCCGCTTCGCCGGCCAGCAGACCACCAAGGACGTGAGCGGCTTCGGTGTGCAGCGAGGACTGCTCCACCTGCTGTCGGGCTCCAGCGCGGACTTCCCACCGGACTTCGGCTTCACCAGCCGCCTCCAGCCGGACACGATGGAGCTGTCCTGCCTCACCTTCATCGCCTGCGGGGCCTTCAGCGGCCTGAGCACCACCGCGGACACCATGGCGAAGACGGAGCGGCTGGGCTTCGGCCGCGAGCCCAAGCACACGCCCGGGGAGTCCATCGCCGTGGCCGTCACCCAGGAGCAGTTGGAGCAGACGACGGCCTTCGCGCGCTACGGCTTCATCCCGGAGCTCATCGGCCGCTTCAACCGGCTGGTCTCCTTCACGCCGCTGGACGCCGCCACGCTGAGCGACATCCTCCAGCAGAACGTGCTGCGCGCCTATGAGCGCGAGTTCGAGCAGGAGGGCCTGCGGCTGCACGTGGAGCCGCAGGTGCGGCAACACATCGTCGCGCGAGCGCTCAAGCGGGAGACGGGGGCGCGGGGCCTGCGCACCACGCTGGCCCCCCTCCTGGAGCAGGCGGCCTATGACCACTTCGGCCGGCCGGGCGCGGCCTCCACCGTGCGCCTGGTGTTGGACGGCGACGTGGTGCGCTCGCTCCCGGAGTAA
- a CDS encoding DUF5335 family protein, whose product MAHTDHTREIPREGWADYLALLSTMEKEHPVRIEVEGMDLGDQPLAENLPLVEISLEEKGSDKGVVEIIVGGPGGEITHRIQKPERIYADESESGELECLDIESSEDNTKTLIYFGQATTDGARRMD is encoded by the coding sequence ATGGCGCACACGGACCACACGCGAGAGATTCCTCGAGAGGGCTGGGCGGACTATCTGGCGCTGCTCAGCACCATGGAGAAGGAGCACCCGGTCCGCATCGAGGTCGAAGGCATGGACCTGGGAGACCAGCCGCTCGCCGAGAACCTTCCCCTCGTCGAAATCAGCCTCGAGGAGAAGGGCAGCGACAAGGGCGTGGTGGAAATCATCGTCGGAGGCCCCGGCGGGGAAATCACCCACCGCATCCAGAAGCCGGAGCGCATCTACGCGGACGAGAGCGAGAGCGGCGAGCTGGAGTGCCTCGACATCGAGAGCAGCGAGGACAACACGAAGACGCTCATCTACTTCGGCCAGGCGACGACGGACGGCGCGCGGCGGATGGACTGA
- a CDS encoding matrixin family metalloprotease, giving the protein MFDFRSVALLAGMSLLGTACGGPEAPRTETSAAMTWEEFRASAARDPEGAWIFDGDQAVETEESLRAYFETNMRGTATHRGGLAVYYVGGLDVKWSSAQQRNLTYCVSNTFGANKAAVVAAMNLATADWEATANVDFIHNTAFDANCTASQTGVLFDVRPVNSGGQYLARAFFPNASRASRNLLLDTSLFGPPGVWTLEGHLRHELGHVLGFVHEHDRCPGGGGTGMRPLTTYDSASVMHYPQVGSTCVSTNPGGPVLSTLDRTGARSLYP; this is encoded by the coding sequence ATGTTCGACTTTCGCTCCGTGGCGTTGCTGGCCGGTATGTCGTTGCTGGGGACCGCGTGTGGAGGGCCGGAGGCTCCTCGGACCGAGACATCCGCCGCGATGACGTGGGAGGAGTTTCGCGCGAGCGCGGCTCGGGACCCCGAGGGCGCGTGGATATTCGACGGGGACCAGGCGGTGGAGACCGAGGAGTCGCTGCGGGCCTACTTCGAGACCAACATGAGGGGGACGGCCACACATCGGGGGGGCCTGGCCGTGTATTACGTGGGAGGCCTCGACGTGAAGTGGAGCTCGGCGCAGCAGCGGAACCTGACCTACTGCGTGAGCAACACATTCGGCGCGAACAAGGCGGCGGTGGTCGCGGCGATGAACCTCGCGACGGCGGACTGGGAGGCCACGGCCAACGTGGACTTCATCCACAACACGGCGTTCGACGCCAACTGCACCGCGTCGCAGACGGGGGTGTTGTTCGACGTGCGTCCGGTGAACTCAGGAGGCCAGTACCTGGCGCGCGCGTTCTTTCCGAATGCGTCGCGAGCAAGCCGCAACCTCCTCCTCGACACCTCCCTGTTCGGTCCCCCAGGTGTCTGGACGCTGGAGGGGCATCTGCGCCACGAACTGGGCCACGTGCTGGGCTTCGTTCACGAGCATGACCGATGCCCGGGCGGCGGGGGCACGGGGATGCGCCCGCTGACGACCTACGACTCGGCCTCGGTCATGCATTATCCCCAGGTCGGGAGCACGTGCGTCAGCACGAACCCGGGCGGGCCGGTGCTGTCCACCCTGGATAGGACGGGTGCTCGCAGCTTGTACCCGTGA